The Syngnathus typhle isolate RoL2023-S1 ecotype Sweden linkage group LG14, RoL_Styp_1.0, whole genome shotgun sequence genome segment TCCCATGACAGGGTTACCATTTGAAACATTTCGAGGAATTTGCTCTCTCATGTGATGCAAAGGCTTAAAAGAAGTCAACACTTGTTATATTTACCAATTCGTAtgtcttttcactttcagtggaAGAAAAGTGATTTGAAAATGGACACAAATACATACTTTTAGTGGTCATATAAATCACTCAGAGAGACAACCAAATGATCATCATATTGTGCATATTGCTCGTGACTAGTGAAAGAAATGTGAGCCGAGATCTGAAATGCATAACATGTCTGCCCTCCTGTGGCCGAACATGAGTATGACAACTTTTACTGGTTGGCCAGCCTTACTTAGCTCGTTGAAGCTGTTTTGTCAACGACATCATCACTGTGTTCTTCCAGCAGTGGCATCATACTTTCATgaggggatgtttttttttggatgaggGTGGAACCATCAGCTCACTGCAGTACAAGCTGCATCTGGCCCAGACTTCCAACGTGACACTAAGCATCCGGCCGATGAGCCTCGACCAAAGAGCTGGTAGGAGCACGTTTTGTCACACATCTTAGAAGTGATGAATTGAAGCTTCTGCTTCTTGCTTTGTTTTGAAGACAAGCCTTGCCCCTGGATGAATGTGGACACAGCTCTGTTTGTGATGTTAGCTGGCGATGTAGAAGCGGATTCCACGCTCGTGTGCTTCACTCATACTAAGgacaaagaggtgagttttGTTCCTATTCACTTGGTCCAGCTCTTCCAGGGCAATCCTAAGACACAATTCTCGAAGGAGACGCAATTTTCTCCAGCGTGTCTTGGATCATCCGCATCTCAGCAAAGACCCAAAGATTTTGTGCTATCTGTCCCACAGAAGTAcatttggagaggtgaactgaaaGCTGGGCTGTACTACCTACTGCCTTTCTCCAGTGGCTGCAAATTAAAGAAAAGGAGCAGAAAGTCTGTTGCTAATAAATCCATCCAACTTGTCTATAAGACAGTCAGTGGAGAATTTGACCTCAGCAGAGATTTTCGGTGAGTGCCTTTGCTTGTTTGAGACGATTCTAAACCACAAGTATTCCGATTCACACCGGCGGGCGGGAGTCTTTGCTTTTTTGGTGGAATGAGGCCATTGCAAAGAGACAACAGCAATAGTGCAGGCCGAGATGTTCGTGTTCCACAGGGAGGCGCTATCGGAGATCTTTGACATGATCGACCTGGATGGGAATGGTCTGCTCAGTCTTGAGGAATATAATTTCTTGGAGCTGATGATCAGTGGAGAGGAGTGCAAGATGGGGACTTGGGCCATCTGCAGAGGTACAACACCAGTTAAATGCACTCGTTCatcctgtttgtttttttaaagagaaCGCTTTTTGATTCATATCCAGGGGCAAAGCAGAAGGATATATATTTGTTAGGAGACAACTTGTTCTTGCTTCCACAGAGAATTTTGACATGAGAAAGAATCAGCTGACAAAACAGGGCTTCATGGAGCTGACTCTGATGGAGGCAACAGAAAAAGGCGGAGACAGCGATGACCTGTGGACCCTCGTCGAGACCATGGGCTACAACCGGATGCTGGAGCTCGTCGAGGTTCTCGCTCAGTCAAACAAAAGATATGCTTTGCAGAATTCTCCCTAATATGAACTCCTACGTCAACAGGCTTGCCCATTCCAGATAGATATCGACTGCGAGAGCACACAGCCGTCACTTCAGCCTCTCCGACTGGACTCTGGTCTGAGCATTCTAAACCAGGCCTTGCAAAAGTCCATCACTTTAGAGGGAGCGGCCAAACCGCTCAAAGGGCAAGATCATGTGCTCATCTACACCTATAGAGGAGAACACCGGGTATCCTCCCTCATAGTCAACAAGGTACATCTTCTCAATATTGAGACCAacactgagagctttctgcatCATAGCTGAAATGTGACTTTTGGTTTTTCAATATTTGATGAACGTTTCTATTCGAATCATTCAGTGCTGGTGTTTGCAACTGCCAATATCACCTGATCCTTACTCTTCTGTATGCATTATTTATGCATGGTTGTTCTTTGGCATGGCAGACATAATCAGTTGTCAGGGTGACTGCAATTTTTTGGTCCTTCCAGTCCAACCAGAAAGTGACAGTTAGCGTGAACAACAAGCACAACAGCAACTGCTGCAGCAGTCGAGGCCTGAATGTGTTTGCCATAGAGGTAGCGGCCAGAACTAAGATGGTAagatggggaaaaaacaaatgctCAACTTATTGATCGGTTTGAATGTTCATCTATTTGCTGTCCACTAGGTGTGTCAGCATGTCCTGCCTATCAATGAAAAGCAGGACTGGACCTACAACTGCGTGGAGTCTTTACTCATCTCGAAATAAAGCTGCGCGCTTGTGACGTGCATTTGTTTCATCCCATTAATGCCATTCCTTTGTGATATGCTTTGGGGATAGATAGTGTGTGGACAATGAAATGCATGCCGCTCTGGACTGCACTTTACTTGCCCTCCCGTGGCCTTTTCAGC includes the following:
- the efcab7 gene encoding EF-hand calcium-binding domain-containing protein 7 isoform X1, giving the protein MAYLDSSDAPDEEQTFYVQCRAAYLSVFRSSLTNISSKRELCRVLQLAGRNPSQASLDEYWKTGTTHMNFDDFCTILKKEWKSENNELMGIFQKLDTNGDGYLTHSKVEKLLTTGGDKMTPEEVQAIFSLSDINEDGKLNYAEFCQQLVSTAEKCQTASLTKLRSDAKLKRQNFGSHPDSPPKPSLTSATQSQPPETTWSDPDVTPRKESRTSSRPSSARSRRSSVSSVVTATPSISKQWHHTFMRGCFFLDEGGTISSLQYKLHLAQTSNVTLSIRPMSLDQRADKPCPWMNVDTALFVMLAGDVEADSTLVCFTHTKDKEKYIWRGELKAGLYYLLPFSSGCKLKKRSRKSVANKSIQLVYKTVSGEFDLSRDFREALSEIFDMIDLDGNGLLSLEEYNFLELMISGEECKMGTWAICRENFDMRKNQLTKQGFMELTLMEATEKGGDSDDLWTLVETMGYNRMLELVEACPFQIDIDCESTQPSLQPLRLDSGLSILNQALQKSITLEGAAKPLKGQDHVLIYTYRGEHRVSSLIVNKSNQKVTVSVNNKHNSNCCSSRGLNVFAIEVAARTKMVCQHVLPINEKQDWTYNCVESLLISK
- the efcab7 gene encoding EF-hand calcium-binding domain-containing protein 7 isoform X3, encoding MAYLDSSDAPDEEQTFYVQCRAAYLSVFRSSLTNISSKRELCRVLQLAGRNPSQASLDEYWKTGTTHMNFDDFCTILKKEWKSENNELMGIFQKLDTNGDGYLTHSKVEKLLTTGGDKMTPEEVQAIFSLSDINEDGKLNYAELVSTAEKCQTASLTKLRSDAKLKRQNFGSHPDSPPKPSLTSATQSQPPETTWSDPDVTPRKESRTSSRPSSARSRRSSVSSVVTATPSISKQWHHTFMRGCFFLDEGGTISSLQYKLHLAQTSNVTLSIRPMSLDQRADKPCPWMNVDTALFVMLAGDVEADSTLVCFTHTKDKEKYIWRGELKAGLYYLLPFSSGCKLKKRSRKSVANKSIQLVYKTVSGEFDLSRDFREALSEIFDMIDLDGNGLLSLEEYNFLELMISGEECKMGTWAICRENFDMRKNQLTKQGFMELTLMEATEKGGDSDDLWTLVETMGYNRMLELVEACPFQIDIDCESTQPSLQPLRLDSGLSILNQALQKSITLEGAAKPLKGQDHVLIYTYRGEHRVSSLIVNKSNQKVTVSVNNKHNSNCCSSRGLNVFAIEVAARTKMVCQHVLPINEKQDWTYNCVESLLISK
- the efcab7 gene encoding EF-hand calcium-binding domain-containing protein 7 isoform X2; protein product: MAYLDSSDAPDEEQTFYVQCRAAYLSVFRSSLTNISSKRELCRVLQLAGRNPSQASLDEYWKTGTTHMNFDDFCTILKKEWKSENNELMGIFQKLDTNGDGYLTHSKVEKLLTTGGDKMTPEEVQAIFSLSDINEDGKLNYAEFCQQLVSTAEKCQTASLTKLRSDAKLKRQNFGSHPDSPPKPSLTSATQSQPPETTWSDPDVTPRKESRTSSRPSSARSRRSSVSSVVTATPSISKWHHTFMRGCFFLDEGGTISSLQYKLHLAQTSNVTLSIRPMSLDQRADKPCPWMNVDTALFVMLAGDVEADSTLVCFTHTKDKEKYIWRGELKAGLYYLLPFSSGCKLKKRSRKSVANKSIQLVYKTVSGEFDLSRDFREALSEIFDMIDLDGNGLLSLEEYNFLELMISGEECKMGTWAICRENFDMRKNQLTKQGFMELTLMEATEKGGDSDDLWTLVETMGYNRMLELVEACPFQIDIDCESTQPSLQPLRLDSGLSILNQALQKSITLEGAAKPLKGQDHVLIYTYRGEHRVSSLIVNKSNQKVTVSVNNKHNSNCCSSRGLNVFAIEVAARTKMVCQHVLPINEKQDWTYNCVESLLISK